In bacterium, a genomic segment contains:
- the lpxC gene encoding UDP-3-O-acyl-N-acetylglucosamine deacetylase has translation MKQKTLKKEIYFSGTGLHTGNKITIKILPARVNTGIQFVRIDKSKHEIINGNIDSVINSKREVTLGQDKTTIHTVEHLLAAFSGLEIDNAFVEMDAGEPPVVDGSSKPFVDLIMDVGLVEQEENRGFIVIDEPIWAGLGDRYLVALPSNEMKISFTIDFDHPILKTQFASFQINPEIFINDIAPARTFGFLKEVRELRKNDLAQGGSLENAIVIGETAILNEKLRFDNECVRHKILDLIGDLYLLGKPVLSHIIAIKSGHSLNVELVQQIAKFLNDNKKVHLI, from the coding sequence ATGAAACAAAAGACATTAAAGAAAGAAATATATTTTTCAGGGACGGGGCTCCACACCGGCAATAAAATTACCATTAAAATTTTACCCGCCAGGGTGAATACCGGTATCCAATTTGTCCGGATAGACAAGTCAAAACATGAGATAATAAACGGAAATATTGACAGTGTGATTAATAGTAAAAGGGAAGTGACCCTGGGCCAGGACAAGACAACCATACATACAGTGGAGCACTTATTGGCGGCTTTCTCCGGCCTGGAAATAGATAATGCTTTTGTGGAGATGGACGCGGGTGAACCGCCTGTGGTAGACGGAAGTTCCAAGCCCTTTGTTGACCTGATAATGGATGTGGGGCTTGTGGAACAGGAAGAAAACAGGGGCTTCATTGTTATTGATGAACCGATATGGGCCGGTTTAGGCGACAGGTACCTTGTCGCGTTGCCGTCAAATGAAATGAAGATAAGTTTTACCATAGATTTTGACCATCCGATTTTAAAGACACAGTTCGCAAGTTTTCAAATAAATCCTGAAATATTTATAAATGATATTGCGCCGGCGCGGACCTTCGGGTTTTTGAAAGAGGTCCGGGAACTTCGGAAAAACGATTTGGCGCAGGGCGGCAGCCTTGAAAACGCGATAGTTATCGGGGAGACGGCCATACTTAATGAAAAATTACGCTTTGATAACGAATGTGTCCGTCATAAAATTTTAGATCTGATCGGGGATTTGTATCTTCTGGGAAAACCTGTTTTGTCCCACATTATTGCGATTAAGTCAGGCCATTCGTTAAATGTGGAATTAGTCCAGCAAATAGCTAAATTTCTCAATGATAATAAAAAAGTTCATTTAATATAA
- the lpxD gene encoding UDP-3-O-(3-hydroxymyristoyl)glucosamine N-acyltransferase, with protein MKSKEIAKIVEGELQGDGGLKIKGFGGLEDAGENEITFIQEEKYLPVLEKSLSCCVLAPFNLKSRIQKKCVIYVQDPCLSFIFLINKLIPGEKYPASVHPTCVLGKNVKIGRDVFIGPHTIIGDGAEIGDGSFIAGLCYIGNNSKIGEKAKIYSHVVIYDKTCIGKRVIIHSGVVIGSDGFGYIQRHCKHIKIPHLGFVNIEDDVEIGANTSIDRGKFKNTNIGKGTKIDNLVHIGHNVSIGENCLIVAQAALGGSSKVGKEVIIAGQVGITNGIEVGDRTIIAAQSGVTKSLPSSGVFWGTPARPLNETKEQLVLLNQLKDMKKKISSLEKRASLTEKK; from the coding sequence ATGAAGTCAAAAGAGATCGCAAAAATTGTGGAAGGTGAATTGCAGGGCGACGGCGGCCTTAAGATAAAAGGTTTTGGGGGATTGGAAGACGCGGGTGAAAATGAGATCACTTTTATACAGGAGGAAAAGTATCTGCCTGTTCTGGAGAAGAGCTTATCCTGTTGTGTGCTCGCCCCTTTTAATTTAAAAAGTAGGATCCAAAAAAAGTGTGTAATCTATGTCCAGGACCCGTGCCTCTCGTTTATTTTTCTGATTAATAAATTAATCCCGGGAGAAAAATACCCCGCTTCCGTTCATCCAACCTGCGTACTTGGGAAAAATGTCAAAATCGGGCGGGATGTTTTTATCGGGCCGCATACAATTATCGGGGACGGGGCGGAAATAGGAGATGGATCGTTTATCGCGGGGCTGTGTTATATAGGGAATAATTCCAAAATCGGCGAGAAAGCCAAGATTTATTCTCACGTGGTTATATATGATAAAACATGTATCGGGAAAAGGGTTATCATACATTCGGGAGTTGTAATCGGGTCTGACGGGTTTGGTTATATACAAAGACACTGTAAACATATTAAAATACCGCACTTGGGTTTTGTGAATATAGAGGATGACGTAGAGATAGGCGCAAATACATCCATAGACAGAGGCAAGTTTAAAAATACAAATATAGGGAAAGGCACAAAAATTGATAATCTGGTGCATATAGGCCATAATGTTTCTATAGGTGAAAATTGTTTAATAGTGGCGCAGGCCGCGTTAGGCGGGAGCAGTAAAGTGGGCAAGGAAGTCATAATTGCCGGGCAGGTTGGAATTACCAATGGAATAGAAGTGGGAGACAGGACTATTATCGCGGCCCAGTCCGGTGTGACTAAATCTTTGCCTTCATCAGGCGTATTCTGGGGGACACCGGCAAGGCCGTTAAATGAGACGAAAGAACAATTGGTTTTATTAAACCAGCTGAAAGACATGAAAAAGAAAATTTCCAGCCTGGAAAAAAGGGCCAGTTTAACCGAAAAAAAGTAG
- a CDS encoding OmpH family outer membrane protein: MKKLKGIILLFGIIYLLPYKINAAQVLKVGFVDIQKALEECNVGKKAKEELQGMVDKKQVEIDKLSAEIESLQKALEEQVMLSAEKKKEKENVINEKMEVYQKLALSAKKEISKKESELTEPLIKKIRNIIDKIGQEKGYSLVLEKNYSSILYGSQEIDLTGLVIKELNEIK, translated from the coding sequence ATGAAAAAACTAAAAGGTATTATATTATTATTTGGAATTATATATCTTTTACCTTATAAAATAAATGCCGCCCAGGTATTAAAAGTTGGCTTTGTCGATATCCAGAAGGCCCTTGAAGAGTGCAACGTGGGAAAAAAAGCAAAAGAAGAACTCCAGGGTATGGTTGATAAGAAACAGGTTGAAATAGATAAACTTAGCGCTGAGATTGAAAGCCTGCAAAAGGCACTGGAAGAGCAGGTCATGCTTAGCGCGGAAAAAAAGAAAGAAAAAGAGAATGTTATTAATGAGAAAATGGAGGTTTATCAAAAATTGGCTTTGTCCGCAAAGAAAGAAATATCAAAAAAGGAGTCCGAGCTTACAGAACCTCTTATAAAAAAAATAAGAAATATTATTGATAAAATTGGGCAGGAAAAAGGGTATAGTTTAGTATTGGAAAAAAATTATAGTTCTATACTTTATGGTTCGCAGGAAATAGATTTAACCGGTTTGGTCATAAAAGAATTAAACGAAATAAAATAA